A window of the Thermococcus sp. genome harbors these coding sequences:
- a CDS encoding monovalent cation/H+ antiporter complex subunit F yields MNFEAVFLKVLYSAAVIYTFAFVLYGIRAIKGPTTADIILAVDCLSFDMAAFMVVLGIYFKSIMLASGAIILSLWAFMLDIYYTKYVLYGEVEV; encoded by the coding sequence ATGAACTTCGAGGCGGTATTCCTCAAGGTTCTCTACTCTGCGGCGGTCATATACACCTTCGCCTTCGTCCTCTATGGCATAAGGGCCATAAAAGGCCCAACAACGGCGGACATAATCCTGGCTGTTGACTGCCTTTCCTTCGACATGGCGGCCTTCATGGTCGTTTTGGGGATTTACTTCAAGTCGATAATGCTCGCCAGCGGTGCCATAATCCTCTCCCTCTGGGCCTTCATGCTGGACATCTACTACACCAAATACGTCCTATACGGGGAGGTGGAGGTATGA
- a CDS encoding complex I subunit 5 family protein: protein MNPVYILETSVGLFGIASLVGLFTGRKGTYLITLLASLLLFPVSMEGIRGFTGEVFEFLPTSIAVDPFSALFLLVLAFLSSALSLYLLEYEVRGSDRFLSMGTNMALLSAVLLVSTDNLERLTLAYELFAVFTAVIVLASETRRSGRSAWRYLVMTQVFGIIPLLIATALAYSAVGDLHHLTIHGLRENIEKLPVGLWLPYSLYLSASLVRSGAFPFNSWVPRAYRSTPSPFVPVFIIGEGLGLYLLLRVAVFALPPSRVLGYVVAFLGAVTTFATLYSFREIRLKRKFAYHSIMDVGVSYFALGVALVLWGSMAGTVALIGALLHSLYQMIYKSSIFFGLGAIEHYGEEPNICSLRKLLKGHVVSLLIALSAFSMAGFPPLASFVSKWLIYQGAMSSMDVLLWLMAVTVAFLGIFPLASILQVRRINRLLCKREVEREEIPLLIRGVVGLVSLTGFIVAVFPFMVLLWFTGALEELPIPLPHSPTELFFASPSSFLAIGFLILGAIAGWKVGKVPTERVSELLLIFYNVGDILYESADFFVETGKKAYINYVLPVIKVIPRHELPLIKDYDDALDYPVRHLDEAIFMPLIRAVQRIALWGKGRNLDMNALISGFAIAMALLIVLLGVFA, encoded by the coding sequence GTGAACCCTGTTTACATCCTTGAGACATCGGTGGGCCTCTTTGGCATCGCTTCGCTCGTCGGTCTCTTCACCGGCAGGAAGGGAACCTACCTGATAACCCTGCTCGCGTCGCTCCTCCTCTTTCCGGTCTCCATGGAGGGGATAAGGGGCTTCACCGGTGAGGTCTTCGAGTTCCTCCCCACGAGCATAGCCGTTGACCCCTTCTCGGCCCTCTTCCTCCTCGTTCTGGCCTTTCTCTCTTCAGCACTCTCCCTCTACCTCCTCGAATACGAGGTGAGGGGTAGCGACCGCTTCCTTTCCATGGGGACGAACATGGCCCTCCTCTCGGCGGTTCTCCTCGTTTCTACCGACAACCTTGAGAGGCTGACCCTCGCCTACGAGCTCTTCGCGGTCTTTACCGCGGTAATCGTCCTCGCCTCCGAGACAAGACGCTCCGGAAGGAGTGCGTGGCGCTACCTCGTGATGACTCAGGTCTTCGGCATAATCCCCTTGCTCATAGCGACGGCCCTCGCCTACAGCGCCGTTGGAGACCTTCATCACCTCACGATTCACGGCCTTCGGGAAAATATAGAAAAGCTCCCCGTTGGCCTTTGGTTGCCCTACTCCCTCTACCTCTCAGCTTCTCTCGTCAGGAGCGGGGCCTTTCCCTTCAACTCGTGGGTTCCGCGTGCTTATCGCTCGACGCCGAGCCCCTTCGTCCCGGTCTTCATTATCGGGGAGGGCCTCGGCCTCTACCTCCTTCTAAGGGTAGCCGTCTTCGCGCTCCCGCCGAGCCGGGTTCTGGGCTACGTCGTGGCCTTCCTTGGAGCGGTCACGACCTTCGCGACCCTCTACTCCTTCAGGGAGATACGGCTGAAGAGGAAGTTCGCCTACCACAGCATTATGGACGTCGGGGTGTCCTACTTCGCCCTCGGCGTTGCCCTCGTCCTTTGGGGCTCGATGGCCGGCACGGTGGCCCTAATCGGTGCCCTCCTTCACTCCCTCTACCAGATGATTTATAAGAGCTCAATATTCTTCGGTCTTGGTGCCATAGAGCACTACGGGGAAGAGCCGAACATATGCTCCCTCAGAAAGCTCCTTAAGGGACATGTCGTTTCCCTTCTGATAGCTCTCTCCGCCTTTTCCATGGCCGGCTTCCCGCCCCTAGCATCATTCGTGAGCAAGTGGCTGATTTATCAGGGTGCCATGTCGAGCATGGACGTCCTCCTCTGGCTGATGGCCGTTACGGTGGCCTTCCTCGGCATCTTCCCCCTCGCTTCCATACTTCAGGTGAGGCGCATCAACAGGTTGCTCTGTAAAAGGGAGGTCGAAAGAGAGGAGATTCCCCTCCTGATAAGGGGCGTCGTCGGCCTCGTCTCCCTAACGGGCTTTATAGTGGCGGTCTTTCCCTTTATGGTTCTCCTGTGGTTCACTGGTGCCCTTGAGGAGCTCCCGATACCCTTACCCCACAGCCCCACGGAGCTGTTCTTCGCCAGCCCATCCTCCTTCCTGGCTATTGGCTTCCTTATCCTGGGCGCGATAGCGGGCTGGAAGGTCGGCAAGGTGCCGACTGAGAGGGTCAGTGAGCTACTCCTGATATTCTACAACGTGGGCGACATACTCTACGAATCGGCGGATTTCTTCGTCGAGACGGGGAAGAAGGCCTACATCAACTACGTCCTGCCCGTGATAAAGGTCATCCCGAGGCACGAGCTTCCACTAATCAAGGACTACGACGATGCCCTCGATTACCCGGTCAGGCACCTCGACGAGGCCATTTTCATGCCCCTGATAAGGGCCGTTCAAAGGATCGCCCTCTGGGGTAAAGGCAGGAACCTCGACATGAACGCTCTAATAAGCGGTTTTGCCATAGCAATGGCCCTCTTAATAGTCCTCCTGGGGGTGTTTGCATGA
- a CDS encoding hydrogenase 4 subunit D codes for MIGLLATLAFAVPLAGGIILFKLDERKADVLMLSSFALAMVFQLWVAGLYVLNHFGESLHFAYLKSAQFGEVYGIIIDPMSVLIGTVVAVAGFIFMFYGMEYMSERNVGHPGGKGRGLFYAWMTLFEGATLGFVYSSTFLSLLIFFELMGLACWGVVSYYNTPQARRAGFKAFIIPNVGAMIGFYSAIYIGLTQLHDLSLFSLSHVSDSVKPWLFIALLFAGYTKSAQFPTYSWIPDAMEAPTPASAFLHGAAMVEMGVYLVARVLQFIGHLPTWVFYFMAVMVSVTLLIPILNYPVQKDAKRLLAYSTVAEAGIMFVGLTFASLGLDVGLKASMFQLTTHAFIKGLAFLTAGTFTYSLGTLDLRKISGLKEILPINGLSWGVALLGLAGLPPMAIAFSKAELLTSLKALHITDFAWLPILMLLTDSAVFLWVGMKWITRNVFGKPSVEDARTHWIITASLVTLIILSLVSAYLAYPLVEEINFYWGVGQ; via the coding sequence ATGATAGGCCTTCTCGCGACGCTTGCCTTTGCAGTGCCCCTTGCCGGTGGAATCATCCTGTTCAAGCTCGACGAGAGGAAAGCGGACGTCCTAATGCTCTCCTCCTTTGCACTCGCGATGGTCTTCCAGCTCTGGGTTGCCGGCCTCTACGTCCTCAACCACTTCGGGGAGAGCCTCCACTTTGCCTATCTGAAGAGCGCCCAGTTCGGCGAGGTCTACGGTATCATAATCGACCCGATGAGCGTTTTAATCGGCACCGTCGTTGCTGTCGCTGGCTTCATCTTCATGTTCTACGGGATGGAATACATGAGCGAGAGGAACGTCGGGCATCCCGGTGGGAAGGGGAGAGGTCTCTTCTACGCGTGGATGACCCTCTTCGAGGGGGCAACCCTCGGCTTCGTTTACTCTTCCACCTTTCTGAGTCTCCTCATCTTCTTCGAGCTGATGGGTTTGGCATGTTGGGGTGTTGTGAGCTACTACAACACTCCCCAAGCGAGAAGGGCCGGCTTCAAGGCTTTCATAATCCCGAACGTTGGCGCGATGATAGGCTTCTATTCTGCGATATACATCGGCCTCACCCAGCTCCACGATCTAAGTCTCTTCTCCCTCTCTCACGTCTCCGATTCGGTTAAGCCCTGGCTTTTCATAGCGCTCCTCTTCGCAGGCTACACCAAAAGCGCCCAGTTCCCGACCTACTCGTGGATTCCCGACGCGATGGAAGCTCCAACCCCGGCGAGCGCTTTTCTCCATGGTGCGGCGATGGTCGAGATGGGCGTTTACCTCGTCGCGAGGGTTCTCCAGTTCATAGGGCATCTGCCAACGTGGGTGTTTTATTTTATGGCGGTAATGGTCTCGGTAACGCTCCTCATACCGATCCTTAACTATCCCGTCCAGAAGGACGCCAAGAGGCTACTCGCTTACTCGACGGTGGCTGAAGCCGGAATAATGTTCGTCGGCCTAACCTTCGCCTCCCTCGGTCTGGACGTCGGCCTTAAAGCCTCCATGTTCCAGCTGACAACACACGCCTTCATCAAGGGATTAGCTTTCCTTACCGCCGGAACCTTCACCTACTCCCTTGGGACCCTTGACCTGAGGAAGATTAGTGGTCTGAAGGAAATCCTCCCCATCAACGGCCTTTCCTGGGGCGTTGCACTGCTCGGGCTCGCAGGTCTCCCCCCGATGGCGATAGCCTTCAGCAAGGCCGAGCTTTTGACGAGTCTCAAGGCTTTGCACATAACTGACTTCGCATGGCTCCCAATCCTGATGCTCCTCACGGATTCGGCGGTCTTCCTCTGGGTCGGGATGAAGTGGATAACGAGGAACGTTTTCGGAAAGCCCTCTGTGGAGGATGCCAGAACCCACTGGATAATCACAGCCTCCCTCGTGACCCTCATAATACTGAGCCTCGTCTCGGCTTATCTAGCGTATCCCCTCGTTGAGGAGATAAACTTCTACTGGGGGGTCGGGCAGTGA